The segment CACAGCCCCATGATGCGTCTGCCCCTCAAGAACGTCATTGATCACCCCTGGGTGAAGGCCAACTCCCGACGCGTCCTACCTCCTGTTTGCAACCCCCGGGTGGAGGGTGTTTAAATTGTGTTTGGGGagactgttttttatttttgactcATTTAAATGCCCTGGCCTGTGCTGTACTATATAAACTGGGATTCTAGCCTCGTGTTAACGTGTGGATACATACTCCCAAGGCTCAGGAGCTTTGAGAGCTGCTCAGGCTGCCATTACAGCCACAATAACTAATGTATGGTGGTTTGGAaggtggttgtgtttgtgggtaCCCCTTTGAGGTTATTTTTttacaaggctgacttcagttaTTTGCTCTTTCTTGGCTTGCTATAAAGAATATCTTACGAAGGGCTCCTTTTCActgatttttcagtttttttttttattttttattattgtttttaaacTAAATATTTGAGTTGTATATCACTGCCATGTAGATATCTTTTAAAACCCACAACCATGTACAATTTGTACATACGTCTTTTGTGTGTAGAATACCTGTTGTGTCAACGAGTATGGGATTGGTTTTGTTCAGTTGTACGTGTCTTTTTCATGTGTACCGTTTGTGGATTAACGTTTGAATAAAATATAGTGTCCTACCTAATTTGGCAAATAGTGTGTTATTGTGTCCGTCTTATCCGAGAAGAATGACACCGATATGATAGctgttattttaaatatttttcgCGGTCCGTCATAGGATTACATggtagcgtggccgagcggtctaaggcgctggattaaggctccagtctcttcggaggcgtgggttcaaatcccaccgctgccaagTGTTTTGCGTCAAATGAAGACAGTAATTGTCGATGTAAAGCAGAGAAACTAAAAGGCAAAAATTGGTGCTTTCCAAATTGACAGGGCCACACAGTTACAAACGTTTCTATATGGATCTAGTCGTATCAACCGGAAATGAGGGGGAAACTGTATTTGAAACAAAATCCTTAGTAATAACCAGTAACATCCTTTTCACAATCACATAGAAGCAAAATATTAGTGTAATGGGTACATTCGGGTCCCTGATCCAGTTTTAATTAAATGTAGCTTAGCTAACTAGTCATAGCTTAGACAGTAGAATTGAAGAGTTTGGTGTGgaaccatagacatacatacgTTTACCTTTATATACctttatatgtctatgtgtggaACATCCTTGTCGACAAGGGGCGCTGTCGAAAAAGAAGGTTACTTGGATTGACATCATCCGGAAACGAAAACGCCGAGACGAGCTCTGCTGTTAGTTAAAATCACAAGGGCAAggatggtgtgatgtgtgtgtttgttaatctCAGTAAATTCTGTGTGTAATACCACCAAGACTCCAAAAGCATCGTCGTGCGTAGCGTTGACCTTTTATACATGTTTAAATTACGCAAACAAAGATGTCTATAATTTGTGAGGTTAGTCGAAGCCTAAAGCTAATGTTGGGACAAATTCAACCATGCAAACACATGGGAGTGACGTTAACCCTCCAAAAGCATATGCAGCATCATTCGGGTAAGGACATAAACCTGCTTCATTTCATTTTGACTGTACCTTTATTTAAAAGTCTGTACTGATCTTAGCCTGTTCGTGCGCCTGTTTCTGCACTGAGTAAGATAAGACTTTGGGTTGTTGCAACTGTTGTTAGACTTGCATAACTAGCTGCACAGATGTCTAACAATATACCAATTTTTGCCTTTTAGTTCGTAGTTTGAGTCAGGCAGCTGCCAAAACCGAGCCTGAGGTTGATGACAATGAGGCTGTCAACAAGGCATTTGTCAACAGAAATCCCCGGAGTCTTGAGCAGATGGCCATTTCAATGAAAGACAGAGGCTGGGCAACGGTGTGGCCCTCCAGAGAGTTTTACCACAGGTAAACAGccatgcacactgcacattgttttcatttgtaatgTTCACTTAATGTGAAGGATCGTTTCACAACATTAGTGTTACGGAAGGGTAGGAATTGATGGAAATGTAACTATGTATTATATAGCACGGAACGTAGACTTTGTGTGTTAATAATGACTGTGTTGCGTATTTGCTCCTCTTTCTCAACGATGCAATGCTTTTTAAAGTCTCATAATGGTGATGGAATTCTTAGTTAAAAAAATACCTTTGACaagtatcaatcaatcaattcatttttatatagcgcttctctatatacccgaagtcgctttacagagtccagtagtcatacacacacagtcataccggtggtggtaagctacctcagtagccacagctgccctggggcagactgacagtagcgtggctgccaatcagcgccaacgaccaccaccatcattcattcatattcacacaatgcaatgcaatgcaatcaaGTATGGTTGCATTAGACATGTCAGGCATTTTAGTGCACTTTGGGTAtgaaaacatgtaaacaacTGCATAACCACCATATGCATAACAAATGCATAGTGGGCACAGGAATATTTGGGAACAGTATCTGTAATCCTTAGGGTTACGCCGTTATTGTACATCTAGATTAGAAGCATTATCTGTCAATCTAACCGCATTGTGAACTCGCTTTGTCTCTCCTCAGACTCTACTTCTCTCGGACGCAACATCACATCACTGCGGAGATTTACCCCAGGGACTCCACAGAGCCTGTCATCACTTGCTCCACGCGGGAATGGGCGATCAAACGCGAACTGAGCTCCACGCGCTCCGTGGCCGCTTGCCAGGCGGTGGGTGAGGTGCTGGCTCAGAGGTGCGTGGAGGCGGGTATCACACGCATGGTTTTTCGCGAGATCCCCTGGCTGTTCCGCTCGGAATCGGTGAGTTTACCTCAGTTACTCATCAGGTGGTTTATCATTAATGCAAAAACGGAAGTTTTCAAACCACTAAACTATTAGGGATAAATATAGCTTTTTGAATCCATAGGAAAGCAGTTCTCAGTCCTCAATAGCAGGCAATGAAGGTGGTTACATGCTCAGTGAATGGATGTATATagagaatacaaataaaacagtgattcacacacacacacacacgctcaaaaaGGTCTCCATGTATAATTGTTATTACAGATGCAGTGATATTGCAATCCTCATCAACTATAAGCAACCGCAGCAGCTAAAGCTTGTTATTTGTTACCAAGTTGAATGGAAAATTGCCTTCTAAAAACTCTAATTGTTTGACTTTTGGCACTTAGGTAATGACATTTTGGACGGCTTTGAAAAAGGGAGGAGTCACTCTAAGTGAACCAAGACGGAAGTACATCTGAGTCGAgacccttttctttctctattttttttttttctctcctgtccCACAATAAAGTATCTTTGTCGAATGCCGTTTGGATATGCACCTTATTTTTACAGTTTGGACCATTACAGTCATTTGCAGAAAACTTTCCCAGAGAATACCTCTGCAGGTTTCCAGAACAGTAATTGTTATAGACAGGAAGATCAACTGAGAACAGGATGGTGTCATTTGCAGGGGTGATTCTGGTTGAGATGGATGGATACAGTGACATAGAGGGTAAAGTGTAGTTGAGAGGGACTCAGCATTTTCTCTGAACTGACCTGTCTGAAAACGTAACTGTCTAAccgcataaacacacagcccATCTGCCTACAGTTTGGTGCCTTGAAGCAGAATTATGGACTGTGTTTCTCAAAAGGTGTGTTGGGCAACCACAATGGCAACTAGGAGAGAAAGGGTATTTTCCAAACCGGACCCTCCCCACTTCCACTCCGACATTGATTGAACTCTGTTTTGTAGTCAACGGAGTGgtttcattctcctagcaaaagaAAGCCATGGGGCACTTCTATTacgaggtttaccacttacacCGACTACCACATACTTTGAATGAATACCCCCTTTATGGGCACCTCCTTGCATCATGATTGGTTGAATATTACAGGTCCGCAGCTTTTTGCCCTATTAAGAGCTGGACAAaagactgtgcatgtgtgtgtgtgactggcctGGACTGATAGCTGGTCGAATGTGAACAGAAAGTGCTTCAATGTATCATCCTTTGGTTATTGTTCCCCTTCTCACTCTATAGAGGCCATCTGTAGTTCTTGATGTTTCAGTAATCCAGTTAGCGCCAGCGACCGAGGGATTGGCCCACTCAGATTTAGTTTTATTTAGTTCCCAGGTGGTCttccatccaagtactaaccaggcccggCACTGCTTAGCTTCAGAGAGCGTACGAGATCGGgcatgctcagtgtggtatggctcCAATCCTTTGAttagatcagtggttctcaaagtggggggcgcgcccccctgggggggcgcgaacactctccagggggggcgcgatgtcacagacggagaaagaaaaaaaaaccgccgacctgtcactggttagtgaaagctccctcagtagcgaaatgcaaggggctggactgacccaaacaaatcaaatactgttttgctcctgatccaccaatcaaaacggagtattatcatttcaacgcgagtagcacctccgcttccgagtataaaaacaaaacgcaggcatgtaggtaagcgctcaccctgagacgacactttgcagagtttgtgcaatttctcttgtttcctctatcattcagatattcattgctttataaacagtatttttaaagactcactccttccttagtaataccttactgcacttgcagtaggtctattcgtagcctattctaaggagtaatttgctccacaatcttttagaaaagctcgtagccccgagagctagcctagctagctaccttttccaactacagctagcccttttctccttaacacctagcctacctttacattttttgatcatccaccgcaacaaataaaacaccagcacttgaatactattttgtgctgtccctgtctacattgtgtacagttcgtttggttaggaatcattgcctagcacagccttatccattgttcgtgtgcaagtcgttcacaaccacacatacaagaacacgacgttgaaattagaactttattaacttcatacgctgtatcagcaaacaaacacaacatggacaagtttctgattcgtaaaagtcagaaagagaagcctgtggacttctttaaacataaacgtgatggcctccagcaacaacgaaccaccatgtccaagcatagcactatctccaagcagtgtctggagcatcttatgtagttgctcatagaattgctaagcttggcaaaccccatacaattgccgaaacactgattttgccggccacgcaacacgtttagaataatgataggtattgtgctgagtttagctcctatgtcaaattacactgtatcacgccgaatatcagaaatcagtttgggtcctatttcaaagaggactaccgttcattcgcctgagttcgggatccatttctctgctcagcagatgagctgtcactagacatgaaagagcagctgaagagtgacagtagacttaagcatctcccctctttcgtcattcttttttttgtaaagatcacaagaggcccataataataacagtatcctaatgatagcaataataccacttattattattatgataataataataatacaataataataattggtcgataatcattaattataataatacctactattactgataataataataacaataataaaaataaatagttataataattgtctgtatgggcctaacaataacaatagcctaaccttgacatgtcaggcctatcaataacaatacactatctatttatctatctatatatggtggtgtagttgagggcggtggcggcgggccgcgggtggatgggggggccccaactacccctaaccagctttgggggggcccagcttgcaaaagtttgagaacccctagaTTAGATCAACCAAATTGTTTAGTTTCAGAAAAGTTACCCTCAAGCATTTCATAAGAGCAACCAGAATatgtgacaacacaaacacagttttatAGTGATGATTTATTCGGTTGAACAGTGTAATTGTAAACAGTATAGTGAACACTTTCATGAGACTAGGACCAAGGCAAATGCATAGGAATAGTTTCACACAGATCAATAAGGAAATGAGGAATTgcttgtgaatgtaaatgttacaTGTGGCCTAACCACCTTCCCACCCCCCAATCTGTGCTGACTTTTAAACAGTTTTGGGGGTTTTTGGTCCAAAAGAACGGCCTCATACATTTTAGATTAGACACAGGAGGATTTTTAGCAAATGTAAAGTGCCTCGGTGACCGAGGGTGACATGGCTATAGTTTCACGTCAGCTGATCTGAACAGGATAAGTAGCTTCATACTAGGAGAAACAACATGTAGTAAATAGATCACGCCACTCTGATGCAATTCTGTTTTCTTCTCAAACTCAAAACAAGCCAGCAGTAGGGCTCAGTTTTCCCTGCGGCCATCATGAAACTGGAGCACAGCCAGATCTACACCAGCGGTGCCTAATCCTGCCCTGGGGTCCTCCAGTTCAGCAAGTTCCAaccttctctgctctgcttaCCTGACGATGCTCGTCCGTGGCTCTCTTCATAAACTGAACACACCTCATTTAGCTAAAGAGCATTTTAATTGCAATGGAGGTGTGCTTGAAGAAGGGCTATATACAAGATTGTGTAGCGCAAGAGGCCAAGATAAGGTTAGAGAATCACTGCGCTAATCTAGCAGGCACAGTTTTGACAGAATCACTGCGCTAATCTAGCAGACGTAGCTTTGACAGAGTCTCTGCTGGTGGAATCACTGCGCTAATCTAGCAGGCATAGCTTTGACAAAGTCTGAGACATTTTTTAAGCGTACTCAGCACAAGCAAATACATCAGATTTCTCCTCAGGCTTTCAATCTGTTTTATCAGCCTAAATTCTCCAGCATATTACATCAGAATTATGTAGCTTTAATAcaacagaaaaaggaaaaggagtAATTTCTGTGGTGACCATTCATACATTTGCTGGCTGTGCATCTAAAAGGGGACGTAGAAACAATCTCGATGAACCCCTCATtggatgtttttcttttgaacTTGGCAAAATGTTAATACAGTA is part of the Clupea harengus chromosome 6, Ch_v2.0.2, whole genome shotgun sequence genome and harbors:
- the mrpl18 gene encoding 39S ribosomal protein L18, mitochondrial; amino-acid sequence: MSIICEVSRSLKLMLGQIQPCKHMGVTLTLQKHMQHHSVRSLSQAAAKTEPEVDDNEAVNKAFVNRNPRSLEQMAISMKDRGWATVWPSREFYHRLYFSRTQHHITAEIYPRDSTEPVITCSTREWAIKRELSSTRSVAACQAVGEVLAQRCVEAGITRMVFREIPWLFRSESVMTFWTALKKGGVTLSEPRRKYI